The sequence below is a genomic window from Qipengyuania flava.
CCGACCACTGCGGCTGTTCGGGATAGGCATCGGCCGGTGCCGCGGCATCGGGCTCGGGCGTGTAGGTGGTCGCGTCGTCGACGGCTTCGGCAGCCGGCTCGCCATAGACCGGCTGGTCACCCGGCTCTTCGACCAGGTCGCCATCAATGGCGCTGTTGGGGTCGATCGTCTCGACCTGCGCGGCAAGCGGGCTGGCGGCGAGGCCGAAAGCGGCCATGACCAGGCCGAAGCGCGGCAAAATGCGTGTGGTTTTGATCATCGATCCCTCCGTGTCGGCGGCCCATGCGCAGACAACTGCGCGACGAGAAGAATCCTCTTTGAGCGGCGCGGCAATGAAACGGCGATGAACCGAATCGAAAACGCGGCGAATCGAGTCTGGCCTGCCAGGGCGAAAAGACTGCACTTTCGGTGCAATTCGCCCCTTGTCCGCATGCAGGGCCATGGCTATAGCGCGCCCCTCGCAGCCAGATTGCGTCAGCGGAGACGTGGGTGAGTGGCTGAAACCAGCTCCCTGCTAAGGAGCCATACCTGGTAACGGGTATCGAGGGTTCGAATCCCTCCGTCTCCGCCACCTATACAATCCCCTGATATCCTAGAAAGTCCCTGAAAGTCGCAGAATTCTGCGGTTTTTCGGGCTTGCGCTGGATTCTCATGTTCTTATTATGTTCTACATCTTCCCGCTAATTCTACGAAGAATTGTGGGAGCAGATGTGGGAGCGGAACGGAAAGGATGGATATGGGAAAGCTCACCGCACTGCAGATTCGAAATCTCAAGGAACCAGGACGTTACGGAGATGGCGACGGTTTGGCGCTTGTCCTGACTGCCCCGAACAAGGGCTACTGGGTACTCCGCAGCACAATCAAAGGCAGGCGTCGCGATATCGGGCTCGGGTCACTTTCGCTCATTACCTTGAAGGAGGCGCGCGAAAACGCATTCGATATGCGCCGCGATATTCAGCGTGGAATCGATCCGATCGCGGAGCGCAGGAAGCAAGAGGTCGTGGTGCCGACCTTTGCCAATGCAGCGCGCACCGTGCACCGAGAACAGAAGGCGAGCTGGAAGAATGGCAAGCACCAGAACCAGTGGATCACGACTTTAGAGAAATACGCTTTTCCAACGCTCGGCGATCGCCTGGTCAATGATATCGAAGGCCCTGTGATCCGCGAATGCCTGCTTCCCATCTGGCTGGACAAACCCGAAACCGCCCGCCGCGTGAAGCAACGCATCGGTGTTGTTCTGGACTGGGCCTACGCCAATGGCATGCGCGAAACCGAGGCACCCATGCGCTCGCTGGGTCGCGCGCTTCCGCGCCAGCCCAAACAGGACAGACACTTCGCTGCGATGCCCTACGAAAGCGTTCCAGATTTCATCGTGCACCTTCAGAAGCGCACGAGCGTTGCCCGCCTCGCTCTCGAATTTCTTGTCCTATGTGCTTCCCGTTCGGGCGAAGTGCGGGGCGCAAAATGGTCCGAGGTCGACCTCAGAAACAGGCTCTGGACCATTCCGGCCGAGCGCATGAAGGTTGGAAAGGAGCACGTGGTTCCTCTGACCGATGCCGCGATCGATGTCTTGCAGCGCACCCGCCCGTTCTATGCCGAGTGCAGCGACCTGATCTTTCCCGGTCGCAATGTCTTGCGCCCGATGTCCGACATGACGCTCCTCAAGATCCTTCGCTACGCCAAGATACCCTTTACCGTGCACGGCTTCCGCTCCTCCTTCCGCGATTGGGCTGCCGAGCAAACCAGTTACCTGGGCGAGGTCGCAGAAGCTGCGCTTGCGCACACTGTGGCGAACAAGGTCGAGGCCGCTTATCGACGCACCAACTACCTCGATAAGCGACGCGAACTGATGCGCGATTGGGCTGCCTTCTGCAGCAAGTAGTGAAGACAGACTGAGCTGCGAGAACGCTGAGCCGGAGCCCCATCACTTGCTCCGGCTCATCAACCAATCGTCGATCTTATGCTCAATCCACGCGACCGAGCGACCGCCCAGGCGAACCGACTTCGGAAACCGGCCTTCATCCATCCAGCGGTAGACCGTGGACCTGCCCAGGCCTGTCCGATGCAGGACCTCTCGAAGCCTCAGGAACCGTTCGATCTTGGGCCTCTGGGAGCACCCATGATCTGCGTCGGCAAGAAACGGCATCGACAGCTGCTCGATCTCATTCGCCATGATCGCCTCCCTCTGGACGGGATGCAACGAGGCCGAGGCGAACGAGCCTACGGTGGTAAGCATCGACCACTCGCTCGCGCAGATCGGTTTCGGGATGGTATGTGAGCAACGCATCCAGCGCGACCGTGATGAAGATGTTCTGACGCATCGGATCGGTGGCAGGCGTTCTTAAGTCTGCCTCCATATCGCGCATCCATGCATCGTGAATGCAATCGGCAACCACGATGCTGGAGCTGACCCCGCGCTCGCGCGCTTGGGCCTTTATCCAGTCGTCAACTTGAGCGGTAACGTAAGTCTGTAAGCAATGATCTCTCTTCATAATTCCAAGCTCCATATTGAAAAGGAACCTGGTTCACTCCTGCGAAAGGCGACGACCAATGTAAGTCGCGGCCTGCTTGTAGGAAAATGAAAAGTTTGGCAGCTATTTCAACAGCCTGGTTGTCTCTGACTTGCAAGTGACTTGCGAATCCAATTCGTAAATCACGTTCAAGTTAGAAGATGCACACCCCGAAATTGACATCCAAAGTCATGATAATTAACAAGAATTCTCGGCGGCGTCGCTGCGTCCGGTGTGCCTGTCAAGTTCCAATGTGTGAGGGTGGTGCCAGTGTTCTGGGCTGACTAATCTCGGGAAGCATTTGCCCTGTGCATCATTGGAGCGTGAGCAACCAGTCCTGCCGCAAAGGTTGTCCCGTCGAGGGCAAAAAACTGCCTCAACCAGACAAGGGCTGCACCCCCGAAGAGGCGGCGGCAAAGAAGCGCGTGTGAAGCCAGGAACCGGGATCTGTCGGTTCCGCAGGTTCGCGCCGATCCGACCCGCAGCCGCTCGGGAGTGCATGCGGGGTCCCGAACCAAAAACACCGCACCCTCAGGAGCGCAACCACAGGTTGCGCGGGACAGAGTACGTCCCCAGCCCCGCTCCATTTTATCCCCTCGTTTGATAGCAGGAAGGGGCGCTGTCCGGTCGGGACAGCGCCCCTCTCATGAGGATCGATGATGTTGGAAGTCAGTCGACTTCCGGAGCGTCGGTCTTGCCGTTTTCGTCGCCTGAGTGGACGCGATGCTCTTCCATCATTTTCTTGAGCCCAGCGAGAACGCACCGACGATCGCCGGGTTCTTCGACGCGTGATAGGTCCTCCGCGCATTCCAGATCTTGAGGTACCGATAGAATGGCACGGTCGGGTAAAGATGGTGGACGAGATGGTAGTTCTGCGAGAGCAACGCAGGCGTCAGTAGCCACTCCATGCCCACCCGGTTTGACGTGCACCGATAGCG
It includes:
- a CDS encoding tyrosine-type recombinase/integrase encodes the protein MGKLTALQIRNLKEPGRYGDGDGLALVLTAPNKGYWVLRSTIKGRRRDIGLGSLSLITLKEARENAFDMRRDIQRGIDPIAERRKQEVVVPTFANAARTVHREQKASWKNGKHQNQWITTLEKYAFPTLGDRLVNDIEGPVIRECLLPIWLDKPETARRVKQRIGVVLDWAYANGMRETEAPMRSLGRALPRQPKQDRHFAAMPYESVPDFIVHLQKRTSVARLALEFLVLCASRSGEVRGAKWSEVDLRNRLWTIPAERMKVGKEHVVPLTDAAIDVLQRTRPFYAECSDLIFPGRNVLRPMSDMTLLKILRYAKIPFTVHGFRSSFRDWAAEQTSYLGEVAEAALAHTVANKVEAAYRRTNYLDKRRELMRDWAAFCSK
- a CDS encoding helix-turn-helix transcriptional regulator — translated: MANEIEQLSMPFLADADHGCSQRPKIERFLRLREVLHRTGLGRSTVYRWMDEGRFPKSVRLGGRSVAWIEHKIDDWLMSRSK